From the genome of Solanum lycopersicum chromosome 12, SLM_r2.1:
GAGTGTTAAGAGAAAGTCATTAGAGTTCAAGGCAGATGGTTAGGTGTatttgaaggtttcacccataaAGGGGGTCATGAAGTTTGGTAAGAAGGAAAAGGTTAGTCCCAGATACATTGGACCTTATTGCATAGCAAAGAGGATTGGTAATATATCTTATGAGTTAGATATACCTCAAGAGTTAGCAGTAGTTTATCCGGTGTTTCACGTCTCTATGTCGAAAGAGTGCATGGGCGATTCATCATTGATCACATCAACTGAGAATATTAGGATCAAGTATAATCTATCTCATG
Proteins encoded in this window:
- the LOC138340325 gene encoding uncharacterized protein, producing MKFGKKEKVSPRYIGPYCIAKRIGNISYELDIPQELAVVYPVFHVSMSKECMGDSSLITSTENIRIKYNLSHEDIPNQILDCQVCKLRTKEVASVKVLWRNQFIGEATWEAEEGIKKRFLHLFESRENADQGTNSIINTL